In Pristis pectinata isolate sPriPec2 chromosome 7, sPriPec2.1.pri, whole genome shotgun sequence, the sequence TATCACGCTGGCACTGCTGGATGCCATTGTGGAGAGTGACCCTCAACAGTTTTCCTGTCATTACTTGAGGAAAGTTGGCAAATGAACACTGTGCCCAGTTAGGCCTGGCACACTTCCAGTGATTCCATTCATTTCTATGGAGAGGCGTGGCTGCAAGGGAGATGGGAGATGGCACACCTGCAACTAGACTGGAGTGAAAATGATCAAAGTCTCCAATATTTCCACTGAGACTCACATGACAGTTTTGGGTATATTCCATCCAATCAGGGAGATTAGCAAATATTCCAAACCCTTACATCCTCTCTCACTATAtccatttcattaatattttgcacttctccaattaTGTCTGCACCATTCTTTCTTTAATGAAGATAAGTACAAAGCATTCATTAAAAAACAAAGATTTTCTGGCTCGACAAGATTTTTAAATGGACCCTTTTTCCTTAATTCCTCTTGTTCTTTATATATTCATTAAAAACCAGTGGATTTTCCTTGATTATTTTTGAGCTTGGTTCTCACCCCACCTTGCTCATTGAGGGATCATAGGATGACGTGCTTCGTTAGCCCATTGGGCTAAGATTGAGCAGTTTTACTTTATTAATCATATGGTTGTAAGAAAAGTCTTCATTACCATATCATCCCTTGATTGAAGATAAGTCCTAGAACATTTCCACTGATGTCAAATTCAGTATATGAAGGCTGAAATGTTAAGAGTAAATGTTGCAAggttattagaaaaaaaaacaaactgtccaTGACTTCCTTTTACAACACACAATTAACAACCGTTAGAGCCATTTACTCCTTGCCAATGGGTCTATAAACACCAACTAGCCATTTTTCCTgaaggaattatttttaaatgttgttattaagcAAAGTACAGATATCTTCTTATAAACAAATTCATCTTTGCATATTCAACTGTGATTAGATGAgcataaatttaatttttaatctttAATCATGTATCAAACatatagacatagaacattagTGATTATTAATTCACTCAACATATTTCTTTTGAGAAATAATACTTAACAAATCCatactccagatcccagcaccagcAGTAGTTAACAAATCTGACAAATAAGGCACGAAGGAAATCTCCAACAAATATACTTCCATAAGTTACAAGTATGTCAGACACAGTAAGCTTTGTAAATTCCTATGAATAGTAAAATAACAAAAGTTATTCAGTAAATAGTGCAATGATTCAATCTTTCAATACTTTTGCATGTTTACTACACAGTTAAATCTATCAAAACATAATTTCATTTACACTAATATAATTTGACCAATATAAACTTGAAGTAAATATATTATTCCATGCTTGAACCTAATGCATATTATGTGATACAGCATTGTGCAATGTACTGTTGACATGAAAAACACAACTAAGAAACAAAGTATTCCAAAGTCCACTTCTACAGTATAGATTCAGGTGACGTACCATTCCAACACCAGTCTCCCAGCAAGGCCCTCGGGGAAAATCTGCAGGATCTATTTGTGGAATATTTCCAGAGGTTGAATTGTTAGATGTTAAATTGAAGGAGTTAATCATGGCTAAAGTCTTATTCTTTATACTTTCTTCCTCTGCCAActgaagaagagaaagaaaacatcATGTTTAAAACTACACTTGTacagcaaaaatattttaaagaaatagcTTAGATCTGGATCTGTCATGGTCCTATGTTTTTCCAGAATCAGCCAGAAGACAGCAGACCTGCTCTCTCATGTACGTCTGGCAATCTCTGGGGAAAATTGACAGGATTCATCAAATTGGGATTGATTGCCCCACAATTGATTTAATTCCAGCTGGAAACCAAACATGCAGAGGTTTGTATTCCTAGCATTATTAATGTACAAATAAACAAATATGCACAGCATGACATATTCACACAAATAACGGcaacttttaaaacttttataTTTAAGAGGATGCATTTAATGGCCAACAATAGTTCCAGGAGGAATTGATATAGCAATTAAGGAGGTCAAAAAGTGGCAAAAAGCAATTAAGGAGGTCAAAAAGAGAAAGTCTGGGGGCCGAAGTTAGTGCAGTcgttattactaaggagaaagtacttgggaaactgaaaggtctgaaggtggataagtcgcctggactggatggactacaccctagtgttctgaaagaggtagctgaagaaattgtgaaggcactagtagtgatctttcaagcatcactagagtcaggaatggttctggaggcctggaaaatctcaaatgtcactcctctctttaagaagggagggaggcaaaagacaggaaattataggccagttaacctgacttcagtggttggtaagatgttagagtccattattaaggatgaggtttcgaggtacttggaagctcatgataaaataggctgaagtcagcatagtttccttcaggggaggtcttacttgacaaatctgttgtaattctttgaggaagtaacagacagggtagacaaaggagagtcagtggatattgtttacttggattttcaaaaggcctttgtcaaggtgcAGCACATGagtctgctaaacaagataggagcccatagtattacaggaaagataccagcatggatagaaaattggctgactggcagaaggcaaagagagggaataaagggggccttttctggttgactgccagtgactagtggtgttccgcaagggtcagtgttgggtctgttacttttcacgttatatgttaatgatctagatgatggaattgatggctttgtggctaagtttgcggatgatacaaagataggcggaggggcaggtagtgttgaggaggcagggagtctgcagaaagacttggacaggttgggagaatgggtaacgaagcagcagatggaatacagtgtagggaagtgtacagtcatgcaatttggtggaaggaataaaggtgtagactattttctaaatgggcagtgagttcagaaattggaggtgcaaagggacttgggagtcctagtgcaggattccccaaaggttaacttgccggttgagtcagtagtaaggaaggtaagtgcaacattagcattcattttgagaggactagaatataaaagcaaggatgtaatgctgagacttcaTAAGGTGtggtcagaccacgtttggagtattatgagcagttttgggctccatatccaaggaagaatgagctggcattggagagggtccagaggaggtttacaagaatgatcccaggaacgaaaaggttaacatatgaggagcatttgatgtctctgggcctgtactcactggagtttagaaggatgagggaggatttcattgaaacctaccgaatattaaaaggcctggatagagtggacgtggagagcatgtttccagtagtgggagagtctaggactagagggcacaccctcagaatagaaggatgtccctttagaagagagatgaggaggaatttctttagccagaggggtGGTGActcagtggaattcattgccacagatggttgcggaggccaagtcattgggtatatttaaagtggaggctgataggttcttgattagtaaaggttacagggagaaggtagaaggatggggttgagagggaaaaataaatcagccatgattgaatggaggagcagattcaaaagggccgaatggcctaattctgctcctgtgtcttatggtctaatatattggagacacaagagaatgcagatactggaatctggagcaacaaacaatctgttggaggaactcagtgggtcgagcagcttctgtgggggttAAGGAAttgatgatgtttcaggtcgaaaccctacatcaggactggggttggagaggagagatggcagGTATAAAGTGGAGAAGGGGATTGGTCTCAAATTCACATGgatcatttctgacacttctctcccttttctagatctctccatatccatctcaggagacaaactatccaatGATATTTACTTTAAgcacactgactcccacagctacttaccCTTTTCCCATCCTGTCCctctcagactcctgtctcaccactctcctctttaaactggccatctcccctctccactctcagtcctgatacagggtttcaacctgaaacatcagcaattcctttcccgccacagatgctgcttgactcactgagttcctccggcagattgtttgttgcttctgatATCTTGTGACCTTAGCTTTTTAAAGTCTTTATTACATGGTGTTTGCTGGATCTCAAATTATTGCTGTAACAAGCAGTATGATAACTAAATGTATTTTTCAAAATGTCAATTTGCATCCATGGGCTCTCTCACAGTATActtttttgctttttgctcaCAAGATTGATTATCATATGTAGCTACTGTGGCTgattaatttctttctttttctctgtatTCCTCTCAAGTTCAAATTATTCACATTCAGTACTAACATGGCCCTCTTTTTGaattaaaagagtgcagagactCCAGATTTCCTTAGGGCAGGCATGGAATAGCATAGAAATTCTAATTTTCATAAGATCACATGAAGAATGATATGCTGCAATTAGAGTGCTGATTACTGGAATATGAAATGTAGAAATTGCCATGTCATAGTCCAGTCTTGTCCACTGACAGTGTATAGCTGTTGTACTGAAGTCAGGGAAATTCAACACCATTGTTCATTATTCTTAATGAACCTCTTAAACATTGGCCTAAAGCATGTCTTCAATTTGAATTTTGATTTTGTCACTTCATAATTCTGTGATGAAAAGAgaaaagctaaaaaaaattccacataaCTTTACCACGTGTAGAATGATGTGGAGCTATTAATATTCTTATACAGTGTTTGAAACCAGTTAATCTATTTGTGGTTATGAAGATGCAGTTGATGTTAATGACACTGGCTTCTTTGAAGCAGCCACAGTAAACTGCTAGTGATGTGATTATGGTTGAAACAAATTTTCACTTGaacttttgctttattttaaacacaaatttaaaatagaaCATAAATGCAGTGTCCATGAGATGAAAAATAAAAACCACAAGTGCAAGGATGTTTGTAATCTTAACATTGTTTTGAAATAGagcttgttttgcagatgtttttAAGAAGCACCCCAAATGCAGCATAACGTTTTTTATACTTTGTAAAAGATCCCATACTAAGGGGATCATAAGTCAGTAAAGTCAGCCTAGATACACCCAATGAGGCACCAGCAACCATCTTTCAAGGCATCATGCCTATCAGTAAAAAGAGATGTGAAGATGTGTCTCTATCAGTGGACGTCCAGATGTAGTTCCATTTCTTACAAAGACTGAGCTGCTGTTAACAATATCATTGTGGTTACTAGCTGTCTTTATTAACTTCATCTGTTAATATGTAAGGTTCTGTCACTTCAGTCTTGGCAGAGGATTTTAATGGAtaatataacttacaaaaatgagTTGTGAATTACCCAGAAACAAAAGTACACCAGAGTAAGCAGAAATAGATTCAATGAGAGTTTCTCACCTGCACATTGACTTGATCAATAAGAGCCAGCAGAAATGTGTATAGATTACCAAGGAAAAGGGCAAACATTCGCCACAGCTGCCATTTCAATGCAATACGGGGATGATAATTTTCCAGAGCAGCAATTGTTTCAAATAGTGGAGGAACAAACATTCCCAACAATGCCATAACTATGTCAATCTACaaaattaacatatttaaaaGTTATTGCTAATAATTTGGATGATTTCTGCCAAATTAGTTGATTTAAGGTGTTTACAGACAAATCACTAAACATCAAACTCTTGTAAATTAATTGGTCCATAACCGAGAGGGCAAATCAGATAGCATGTTTATCCGAGCTAAATAAAGCTGTGAAATATTGTAGTGAGGGAACTATAATAAATATAGAAGAAATTGCTCTTAAATGTAAGTGATCTGTTATTTTCAACCATAATATAGATCAGGATATCTTCATAACATATTTGTTTGAAAAAATTAGAAGTTATATTCCActgttaaaataaaatttcaaacgaaacagtttcaatgtacattccttcaaataaaactaaatattaTGATACTTCAATAATTCTATTCATTTTATGGCAGTTATTGTAAAGGAATGCTTACCTCATTTTTTTGATACCAGGTTAAGGTATCTATTGTTGAATAAGTTTGGGATTTTCTCACAACGTAAAAAATGAGATACCCACTTCCAGCAAGACAACAAAATATAAGAAAATTAGCCAAAACAACTAAAAATCTCCTGAGGTGAATATTTTCATCTTTTTGATTTTCCTCTTCATCCACAATGGATTCCTGACAAAATAATGTATAATTGTTCAGAATAACCAGTTATACTTATGAATAATATTACTAAAGCTGTGCAAGGGTAGCAATATGATCAAGTTTCTTAAATTGAGGAGTACTTAAGAGTTGCTGCAGAGCATAGAGCAGCTGCTCTCTCCCAGAGGTTGACACAGCTGGGTAGTTAAGTAGGTGTCCAAATGGCAGGGTAGGaggataaaataaatgaaaagatctTCGAGTAAAGTGATATCATTCAGCAAGTGTAGTCTAGAGCATCTGCACTTCGCAACAGGACTAATAGCTGTGGTTTGGGAAGGCACTTCAAAATTTAGAAATGCAGTCATCTAAAGGAATTCAAAATGGGAAAAGATGGGCTTTTCTAAAACTGCTGTGCTAAGTCCAACACGGTGTGTTGTCTCACAGATGTCAGCATAAAGAAAATCATCAAGGTGGTGCAGAGCATTTTGcagtctgtttccatgccatatctctctatgactctttgaacaGTAGATTTTGACACTTTATTGCAtggtttctttattttaatttttaaacgaGGTTGTCTAGGACTTTAAGCCGGTGCTGGCATTGGGTTTCTGCCTGAGTTAACATCCCTATTGAACAATCACCACATCCACCCTGTGCTCAATCCCTACACAGCAAACTCACAGGTACAGTCAAAAATGTTACCATCCCCTTCCCTAATTATCTATCTGCCATCTAATTCTGTTTGTCTAAAATATTGCATCTATAGGAGATCAGCTATCAAATAAACAATATTgccaataaatattatttttaaacatatttatttaGAACTAATGTGATTAACTAATGTGAACTAACTTGATATGATATGCTATCACAACCTATATTGAATGATGATTAAGGTAACGCATCACATTTTTATGAGTATGCTGGTAGAATCCAGTTTTGGACACAAAAGTGGGAGGTAAATACATGTAAAGCATGAGAAAATATAGTCATTTCTACTTCTCTATTGTCAAGACACCCTCTATCACCATCTTGATGGTTTGGTTGGGTCATTGGCAAGAAATAGAAGCTGAAATGGTCACTAATTTTAACACTATAGTTGGAAGACAAAGGCAGAGGCTGGCTACTCTGCAATGAACAGCTCACATCTTTACCTTTCAGGGTTTTTCCATCATCTAGAATCAACAATTTATACCATTGAAGGTCCCATTTGGCCTGCCATGCACATGCCAGCTGAAAAAGAGTTTAGCCATTTGGACACCTCACAGATCAATTAGTAGTTTTGTCAGTACTCATCATTAAGTACTGTTGGAGGGAGTATTTAGATTCCTACCATTCTTTGGTTATAAAACATTTTCCTCTTCTTTCCAATCCCCTGCTATCAATGACCTTAAACAtacatggcacagtggtgcagctagtagagctgctgcctgactgctcCAGCAGTCCGACCTgggcactctctgtgtggagtctgcatattctccctgaccgcatgggtttcctcccacgtcctaaagatatgtgggttggtaagttaaatggccactgtaaattgcccctagagtgttaggtgtggggaaggagttgatgggaataaaaattggattagtgtactgtaaatgggtgcttgagagtgggtgtggacttgatggagcaaagggcctgcttctgtatgtATGGCTATGATTCTGTACAATTTCAGGGTATACATCCTAATTGTCAACCTCTCTGCTGAGGGAAGGGGGCGGGGTCCTTTCTGTTCATTTTGCCTAAGCCTCTCAATGTTTTACACCCCAAGGTACTCTCCTTAGCTTTCTCAATTGGATAGAAAGAAGCACAAGCCCAGTCAATCTCTTAAAAGATTTATGACCTTAAAAGATTTATGAGATTGAAGTCAGGGATGTGAAATTTTCATCAGTGGCCAAGATAGGTGCAATGCTCAAAAAGCATAACATATCAAATAGTGCAGTTCACTTGAGTTGTTCCTTCCACTAAAATCAATACCCAACTTCCTCCAATCCTAACTGCAGCTGCATGCATTTCCATACTTTCCATATTTTCTAATAATGTAGCAGGAGTCATTTGGtctatcaagtctgtgccagcttaCAGAGCAATCCATTTCCATCACTAATTTTTTCCCTAGAACTTattcccacatgcccatcaattctaccacccacccacaccttGGGACAATTGGGATGGAGGAGAAAGCAGGgacacccaggagaaacccatggggtcacaaggagaaagagcaaactccacacaggcagcacacaAGGTCAAGATTGGACCCGGGTTGCAGGAGTTCCAATGCAGAGCTCTACCAGCCGCGCTACTGTCTTGCCACGTGAACATCATACACTGCAATAGCTCTGTAGGATTACTTCACCTGAACCCTAGTCCTCTGTGAACTCTACCACCAAAGGACAACAGCAGCAATATCATGCAAAACTCAAATTCAAGGAACAACAATCTGTTttggttttgacccaaagcattgataattcctttcctcccacagatgctgcttgacctgttgagttccttcagcaggttgtttgtcactccagattccagcatctgtagtctcttgtgtcccaaaTTCAAGGAAAATGTCCTTGAAAAATAcaacatttttcttaattttcatcaagaagcaaaaaaaaactacaggtgcaggaaatctaaaatcaaaacagagttctgatggaagatcatcaatctgaaacattgactctgtttctttccccaaaggtactgcctgacttgctgcataTGTTCAGCTGTCTCAGTTTTGATCACTCAAGTTccatgggggaaggaggggaacaCACAGGTTATTATTATTTTTACAATTTAACATGTAGTAGAAACAATCAATATGCATGGACAATAACGATTTAATTCAACAGAGTGCTAAATTTACCTTAAAACTGGTTGTAATGGATGCAAACTTGTTATCAGCTGTTTCGGGATTTCCAATTAGATAATCCCAACTAGTAAACATTTTCCAGCTAAAGTTGAAATCTCCATCATctccatcaactccactttcaTTTGCATTTCGTGCCATTCTATACAGGATCAATATTGTCATAAAACATAAATGATATTTTAAATCAGTACTTTCAATACACATCACATCTAAGCAGACAGTTTGGTGACAGGTGATATCACAAACAGTTCAGGCTTCATAGCTTACAAAGTCACTTGACTACAACTCTCCATTACTTTCTATGGAATAGGTGCTCTATCATAGTCCTGGATGGACTCAGTAACAACTGCACAAGAATCTAAACAGTCTCACTACAGCTTAATCAATACTCACGTTCTGATCACAACCATGAGACTGTATCCAAAGGAACCCACACCAACCATGAAATAAGACAAGGGTAATCTATACTTGAACACACCAATCATTCGTTGATTGCTGTAGTATCCATAGAAAAGAGCTGAATACTTTATATAACCCTGTAAAATACAGTGTTCATTTTACAATCATCCTGTTATACCATTGATTTACATTTAAATGTTCAAACATCATGACTTAACCTTACAGCATATTATGTACAAGGTATCGAAAAACACATTTCTAAAACATGTCATCCCATGAGGTTTTCAAGACATCATTGGAAAGATTAATGGCAATATAGTTTGTAAAATTCACTTAAAAAAATCATTagtataaaagtatataaaatatttgaTATTGGTCAAAAAGATCTTTAATGCCTCAAACATGACATCACCAAATTAAATCCCTAGCACTCATTTGGATATGATGGAATAATTAAGAAGTGAACCTGACAATGACAAAATGGATGTACTTCACAAAATATTGTCAAAATATATGAAAATTTAGAATGCTTTAAATATACAATACAGGAACCCATTGGTCttacatattttaaatgttaaaaaaatattttcaaaactaaGATGGTAgatacacacaaaaaaatcaaCAGTAGGCAGCTTGGATTCGGAGAACAAAGACCCTGACTAAACAACTTCTGCATCTCCTTCCATGGACTGACACTGAAAGGCTGAAGTAAGTCTTAAGGCatgtttgcctagaaattcacccTTGGGTCAGTAGTACTAAATATGTTGCATAATAATTTCTGCACGTTCAATCACCCCTGAAATTTAATGGAACCTAATTTTGAAAATGGAATACAACACTCACCCCAAACTCCCAAAGCACTGAAAAATCCATAGCAGTCGGCTGTTCTGCCCTTGGCACAGTCTTCCGAGGAATGCTGCCATATGGCAGGCCCATCAACACCTGAAGTATAAAACTGTTATCAATACCTTTTTatgcttttctttgattttcagctATAGTTCTTAAATTTAATATCATATACAAATGATGACAACACTTTCTCTTGGCAAAAGGCAAAACCATGATAAACAAAAGTTGTCCTAGGACTGAACTTGAAAGAGcaagggatagagggatatggaattaatgcaggcaagagggattagtatagttaggcatgatggtcagctaaaggacctgttcctatgctgtacaactctatgactctagagacCTTCTGCATCATCATAGCATATTTTAAACCAATAGTGAAAAAttccttttttctcttccctaacactctttttttaaacagttcatCCCCTCACTACACAGTGTTTCATCTTCACTGGTAATCTTTCACATGAACTTCCCATGACAAGTCTGTAGGGAGTAAATTGGATGGCCTTCAAACATAGACACTGGGACCAATGGTACATGATTAACTTATGCGCATTGATTCCAATCTCATAGTTGTAGAGCTATAGAGttgtgcagtacagaaacagacctgtCGGCCCACTCCATTCAtgactttttgcccatctacacaatgccattttcctgcattagctcCATATCCTCTTATAACTTGCTTGTTTAAGTGCCTTGTTTAAATAAgacaagatataagataagatattaatttattaatcacctgtacatcgaaacacagtgtaatgcatctttttgcattactgagtatgtgctgggggcagcccgcaagcgtcgcctctcttccggtgccaacatagcatgaccacagctcctaacccatacgtctttggaatgtgggaggaaaccggagcacccggaagaaacccacatgggcaCACGGGGAGAAAaaagtagtgattgtatctgattccaccatcttatctggcagcgagttccagatatcaatcactctttgtgtaaaaattttcccctcacatcctctttataactccttcctctcaccttaaacttttgctgtcttgtttttgatatctcaaccactggaaaaagattctgactgtctacgctacctatgcctcttataaatttatatacttctatctggcCACCTTTGCTTAAGgcaaaacaaccccagcctatctaatctctccccatatctaaagtcctctaacccaggcaacatcctaatgaatctcctctgcactctccggtgcaaccacatcttttctgtagtgcagcggccagaactgtacacaatactccaaccgcAGTCTAACCAAcacgtgccatctgcaaacttattaatcatacctcctacattcacatccaagtcattaatatatatcacaaacaacaagggtcccctcaccgacccctgtggtacacAATTGGTCACGGACTTCCAATcaggaaaacatccttccaccactaccctctgcctcttttcaccaaaccaattttgaatccaattaccAGCTCACTttgtatcccatatgccttaaacTTCTGGCTTAAGGCAAATGGGATCCAAaatctaccatgcaggaccttatcaaatgctttactgaagtgtaGTCAGAACACTCAATTAGATAATTGCTATGTTTAGTTAGCACCAATTACTAACTTCATTAGTTGAACGCCTCAGCAAAAGGCCCAATATCATGAGTGGCCAGGTCCACTCAAATCTAACCTGCATTACTTAAACCTAGCCTACAGTTCTTCAACAGGAGGCACACTATGGCTGCCCTTAGATATGctatcctttttttttgctcctttccaATGAATGTTTACCCCAGTTTGTTATGATGGAACTCATTGTGAAATATAATCATACATAGACAAATACATAAAAATGGAACAACACAGGGAGTTAATGGgcttcaggatttccaaatggttcACTGGAGGCTTGTTCAATAGTGAGTAGCAGGTGATATGGACTTGGCATTGATTTTATGTCTCTTCTAATTTTTACCTCCACTGCATTTGATTGCTCTCATTGTGCAATTATGTAGATTCCATTTACACAATTTGcatctgtttttaaaattatgttttgtgATTTAATTCTGCAAGGCATGAAGAAATATATTACAAAAgactgatatttttaaaaattccatccaattttataaacttaaacTGAAGTATAGTTGAAAACCCAAGGCCCACCTCTGGAATGACAACCAGTCCAAAAGTTAAACCAAAGAGAACCAAGTTGATCCCATAGAGCCAACGTaggaaaataaaatatgaagCTACAGAAGAACCAAAGTGACCtgtgacaaaggaaaagattttatGAGTCCCATAATATTTCAACTTACTTTCTGAAAACATATATGTTAGTTTTCCACTTATACTGTAGTTTTAATGTAATAAAGTGTTTCATGTCACTTCATAATTCAAAGTAGAGGGTCAATGGGCACAGCAAGAGAATTGAATTAGAGGGGAGAGCAAAGACATGGTCAAAGAAATAGATTTAGGAGAGATCACTGAAGGTCAACTGAGATCTACTGAACAGTGAGTTTAGAG encodes:
- the tmc2b gene encoding transmembrane channel-like protein 2-B, which translates into the protein MKRKLSTLKESQAFVEKFEGALGKGKGRKFYAYKVMMMKKWIKFKRDFENFKTSCIPWEMKIKEIESHFGSSVASYFIFLRWLYGINLVLFGLTFGLVVIPEVLMGLPYGSIPRKTVPRAEQPTAMDFSVLWEFGGYIKYSALFYGYYSNQRMIGVFKYRLPLSYFMVGVGSFGYSLMVVIRTMARNANESGVDGDDGDFNFSWKMFTSWDYLIGNPETADNKFASITTSFKESIVDEEENQKDENIHLRRFLVVLANFLIFCCLAGSGYLIFYVVRKSQTYSTIDTLTWYQKNEIDIVMALLGMFVPPLFETIAALENYHPRIALKWQLWRMFALFLGNLYTFLLALIDQVNVQLAEEESIKNKTLAMINSFNLTSNNSTSGNIPQIDPADFPRGPCWETGVGMEFTKLTVSDILVTYGSIFVGDFLRALFVRFVNYCWCWDLEYGFPSYTEFDISGNVLGLIFNQGMIWMGTFYSPGLIGINILRLLTSMYFQCWAVMCCNVPQSRVFKASGSNNFYMSLLLLILFLSLLPVVYTIMTFTPSFDCGPFSGKAKMFEVIMETIEYDFPAFVGKLFSYASNPGLILPGILLMVLGIYYLNATSKTYKAANLELKKKMQMQREEQKNRRNNKNTVNPMLQDLEDLLPKGTNPSKLETGPDASKKVVEKQPTATNGATRANGKHGKEMMLAPPPPRMVITKAPNPRQPPHPLGQPRSGAPGPRQYGPPPGQSRR